A part of Pseudoliparis swirei isolate HS2019 ecotype Mariana Trench chromosome 8, NWPU_hadal_v1, whole genome shotgun sequence genomic DNA contains:
- the LOC130198565 gene encoding kidney mitochondrial carrier protein 1-like, with the protein MPDANWKPFVFGGLASVTAECGTFPIDLAKTRLQIQGQVGDSRYREIRYRGMLHAIVRIVREEGVLALYSGIAPAMLRQASYGTIKIGIYHSLKRFLVDRPEDETLLTNVMCGVLSGVISSSIANPTDVLKIRMQAQGNVIQGSMMGNFMNIYQQEGTRGLWKGVSLTAQRAAIVVGVELPVYDMTKKHLILSGHMGDNVYTHFVSSFACGLAGALASNPVDVVRTRMMNQRGASLYQGTMDCILQTWRSEGFMALYKGFFPNWLRLGPWNIIFFLTYEQLKKLNV; encoded by the exons ATGCCCGACGCCAACTGGAAGCCTTTTGTTTTCGGCGGGCTCGCTTCCGTGACGGCAGAATGCG GGACTTTCCCCATCGATCTCGCCAAGACGCGTCTCCAGATCCAAGGCCAAGTAGGCGACAGCAGATACCGAGAGATCCGGTACAGAGGCATGCTCCATGCTATCGTGAGGATAGTGCGCGAGGAGGGGGTCCTCGCGCTGTATTCAGG AATAGCTCCTGCTATGCTGCGACAGGCCTCCTATGGGACCATAAAGATTGGCATATACCATAGCTTGAAGCGATTTCTTGTTGATAGACCAGAGG atgAGACATTGCTGACTAATGTGATGTGTGGTGTTCTCTCTGGAGTCATCTCGTCCTCCATCGCCAACCCCACTGACGTGCTGAAG ATCCGCATGCAGGCTCAGGGCAATGTGATCCAGGGCAGTATGATGGGCAACTTCATGAACATCTACCAGCAGGAGGGAACGAGAGGACTGTGGAAG GGCGTGTCTCTCACGGCTCAGCGGGCGGCGATCGTGGTCGGGGTCGAGCTGCCGGTGTACGACATGACCAAGAAGCATCTGATCCTGTCGGGTCACATGGGAGACAACGTGTACACGCACTTTGT TTCCAGCTTTGCATGTGGTCTGGCGGGGGCGTTGGCCTCCAACCCAGTGGACGTAGTCCGGACGCGCATGATGAACCAAAGAGGAGCATCTCTGTACCAAGGAACCATGGACTGCATACTGCAG ACGTGGCGCTCTGAGGGCTTCATGGCTCTCTACAAGGGTTTCTTCCCCAACTGGCTCCGCCTGGGACCGTGGAACATCATT